One Ictalurus furcatus strain D&B chromosome 7, Billie_1.0, whole genome shotgun sequence genomic window, tatcagagCACTGACTTTAAACAAACCAGTCATAGCATTGTATCTAAATAGACCAATCAGAACACTGCCTCTAAACAAACGTATCCTAGCACTGCCTCTGAAAAAATAACAATCAGAGCACTGCAACTGAACAGAAAAATCAGAGCACTGACTCAATACAAACCAATAGAAGAGTTGCCTTTAAACAGGCCAATCAGAGAACTGCCTCGAAACAGAGGCAGAGGTAACCAGAGCACTGACTCTAAACAAACCAATAACTGACATTCAGCACACTCGTATGGATGAAAATTGGGACTTGGGCATCCCTAAAATTAAACACTTCCACAgcacagtatttattttccccacaaaaataaaaacaaactttctAAAATTGTTTGACGTGCTCACTTGCATTTTATTCTCTGCCACTTTTACTATCAGCAGTAACACATCTGTGTGAAAGGAAGAATTCTGTTCTTGTTCTCGGTTAATCCACACACCAACCCCAGAGCATGTCCACAGAATTTCATGCACAAATGTCACATCAAGTAGAACATATAGAAACAGAAATGTGCAGGGGTTTATCTGAAACAATAAGaccccaatctctctctctcaatcaaaTCTCCTCCACCCAAGGCAACTGCTAAAAGAGTCAAACTCACATTCCTACCAGATATCAGATTCTTCCCACACCCAAAATCAGCTAGACTATGAAACCAACCCAACATCGAAATAAAACATTGTTTCACCCACTTCATCTTTAAGTCTATAAAATCAGTAGTACCAAAATACCCATTACCTCATAGTGATGTGTCCCACACAGTAGTCATACAGATACTGTGCCGGATTCAGCTTGTGGAAAACATTCCAGAAACAGAAGTCGGTAGTTACTAGATGACAGAAAAGAGGAAGCAGTTCTCTTCACACGGTGCTCATCAGTGATGTTGTGAAGCATGAATGCAATGCCTTGAAGTGACAGTAGCTGCACTGAAACTGTGGTTCAGAGCAACAGTTCCATGTTTACAACATTTCCAGGACTCCTCCTTTATACCAGAACTATGGTGCCTGGGAATAAGTTCCAGTGGCCAATTAGAAAGAGGGAAGAAATGTATGACTAAAGTGCCCTGTGGTCTACATAAACTTCATGGCAGAAAATTAGAAAAGCGAGGGAATGCACAATGTTTCCATCCCATACCCTGAGACTAAgcaagtgagagacagaatgggGGAAACACATGGTCTTTGAGAGATTTGAGATTAGTTGCCGTTTATTTAGTGGTTTAGTGTGAGCATGGAAAAGTCAGTGGCAGTTTTCCATCCACATGTCGTGCCCTGCAATGACACCCTTTGCATCTGCATTACATCAATCCACAATCAAAGTGGAGAACAGGAACTTGGAGTTGTGAACAGTGAAATTTGTGCTGTTACATGACAGTCACAGCTGTGGTAAACCTGTACCAGAAATAAAGCAAAGTCCATGTGGCCACACAATACATTACACCAGGTTTTACAACAGCAGCCATCACTCAAGCAAAAGTTCCATTTGACTACAACTTACATGCAGGTCATGCCTTGCATTCAAATCATACGGAAAATGTGTAAATTGCTTAGTTTGAAGAAGATTGCCCTCTGGCAAATAGCCTTATAAAAGAACCACAGCATAATGGTCACAGAGGTAGAAAACCCCAAATCAAATACAACAGGGTAAGTCATGAGGGCAGCATGGGGTTATCAGATTGGCCATGGTCCAACCTCCAAAGTGTGGTTATAGCTCACTGATTACCCAGGGAGCTACATGGCCCTATTAGTCATGCATAAGCTCAAAAACCATCATTTAGTTGGATTTAGAACATCTTCAGAGCCTTGTATGAAGTtaaggtttttatttgaaaaagaaGTTGTAAATGATAATAGAACTAGCAGACTacacagatggacagatggacttcCCTCAATCCATAAATGCTACTATCATTGCAAGTTCAATTACACTGATGATGTGAAGCTCCAGAATCAGAATACAGTGAATATCTGTAACACTTCTTTATTGCACCAGTCACACTTCAGGTCATAATAAAGGCCCTGAGGTCAGTGGGACACATCTGAGACTGGGTGGAGTAGCAGTCATGCAGCACATGATACCATCTGGAAGAGGAGGGGCACACCACATCAATACACCATGAAAAACGGTATACAATACCCACAAAGCCTGGGTACACTTACACAGATGTTTTCTCCTACAAGGTTATTTAATGCTAATCTTGAAATCAATCCAGCCCATCCAGTAATCCTCTAGAACTGTGTCCCAATTCCATAGTACAAACAAAATATTCTGCAGGaaacattataatattacataaaGGATGCATTAATGTCCTggattatgcaaaaaaaaagaccaaaaggAAATATATTCCCCAATTCCCTATGTGAGCTGAAAATAAGAGCGAAGTAAGCAGAATTCTTCTTACATTCATACTTCCACTGGGTTCTCCCCCACCTCCCTAACCATTCCCTCTTTCTCCCAGcgtcctccccctccccctccatcAGCTCAGGGGGGTGAGTCTGggaatgtgatctctgtggctCTTGTACACTAAAACATCTTTATTCAAGTAAAACAAATCAACACTTTGGACAGAACACAGCAGTGCTGAAACATGCAGAGAGAAAATCGAATACAGTTCCCTCATCACCTCCTGCACTGAAACCTACAGACCTCATTCATTAAAAGTGCAGAGGCTGTATGGGGAAAGCAGTACAGACAAATGTTCTGAATATATTACTGACCAGAGACTAGAACAGAGAGACTAAATAAATGTCTACATTCTTGTTCATCTCTTTGCAATGTTAACAAAAATCTGCAGAAGCTAACCAGGCCTTTCACCTATCCCAACATGGATATATGTATAGAATAGAAAATATTGCACCAGTTCATAAAAGGGATTCTACTTGAAATGCTTTTTTGAAAGGGATACATAGAGTTGTATGGTTCCACACAGAACCTTTAAGAATTAACCCTAGGGACAACCCAGTCGTTTTTCAAGAGTGTAGACTGCGTCCGCaggaaaataaaatctgtataaACACTGTAGTCTGAACTATAACACACGAACAGATGTTACATTCTATACAGAGTTTGATAACGTAACTGTACAGTCAAATATCCTTTTTCCCAAGGTGGCTTAATATCAAATACCGAAAACATTTTCCCATTGCGTACGATGTAGTGTATTAAAAAGTTAGCAATGTGCAATGCATAGGTATACTCCCAGGGTGCCTGGTTTATAGCCTTGTGTTCATGTGCTGTTTTTAAAGAGCGGTGTCCAACACCTGGGAAATGTGCCAGGAAAGAACTATACACAACCGTGCTATACAcaaacatggaaataaaaacagcagcttCTGCTTGCAAAATGTCATCTAGGTTTTTGAGCTCTTGCAGCAGaaaaattgaaaacaaaactCTGAAGGAAATGTACTTATAGCTAATATTTGAGTTGGAAATGTAGTTCACCTGTCAAAGTAAATAAGAACAACGAATTCCGATTGCTAATACTCCAATATTAACACGTGATATTTGCCAGTTTTCCTTTTGTTCAGATGGACTCCATAGTTAAAGACATTTTGCACAATCACACTCCaattcagagacagagagagagagagagagagagagaacgaataaataaataaataaataaataaataatcaaatcagTTCACATGGATGTAGGCTATTAAGGAAGCAGAGCTCAGGAATCCTTCAAGTCATTCATTCAACAGAGTGCAAAACACTTCTACAAACAGAATCAAAGTGGCCAAAATTGAAGGTTAAAAGCATGTAAGATGCAAGCAGACAAGTCGTGCTGAAATCTGACACCAGACTCCCAGTCAGTTTGttacaaagttgtttttttcttcttctaagtAACTGAATGATAATCTGCAGCGCCGAACATTTTTACatgtcttcttcttcctccagtgTATCACTACATAAGCGCGTGGCTTCCTTGTGGAATGACTAATGTCCCTGATCATGCAGGTTATAAAAGTTCAGAAAAACTTTGCTCGCTTACTTTTGTTATGATGAGCGGCTCTCCGTGCTCCAGTCCTCCTTTCAGCGTGAATCCCCACGGAGCGCCTCCGTTAAGCTCGACGTGGATGTGATTAAAGGTGACGAGTTGCTCCACGGTTTCCATGCTGGTTCCGGGACCTTTTCAGTCGAGCCTCACACTTCTCACACCACCAACTCTTGTCTCTCCATCACTAACAACAACTCGGGCAGCCGCGGTATGAAGCAGGGGAGGGGATAGGGGAGGAGGGATGTTCTACTCAGGACGGGCATGCCGAGCTTCCGCGTGAAGGAAATGCTTCAGGCTTAAAAGTccatttgattgacaggtggaACGACCGTTTGGGGTCGAGTTTCACTGGAATAGTCCAATATAACACGGAGAAAGGGGCGGGACTTTGTTCAACGGCTAACCGCTGCTTTGTCCGTTGTCCAGCAGCTTTTACGCGGATGGTGAAGCAGCTCCTCCTACGCGAATCCCACAGTTAACTGTTAAAAAACTGTGTCAAAACTGCACCTAGGTCAGCATACAAAAGTAAACTTCCCACTGTAGGCAGGATGTGTTTAATCCTACCCAtacaaagcaatttttttttccttttcccaaAATACAAATCAGTTCAGCTTTAGTTGAAGTGAAATTGCACGATTTAGACACGACTTTATGGACAacactatataataataatgttcaatCTAGCACCATTAAGTGTTCTTCCATTTGGCCCTCTGAGGAGAATGTAGAACCCTGCCACTTTCCTCGTAGAAAAGTTTCTATGTAGAACCGCTTTAGAACTGCTATCCATACAGAGAGCccttcttcatttattttaacaacaacaacaacaacaacaacaataatccatccatccatccatcaatccatcttctataccgcttatccttcccagggtcacggggaaacctggagcctatcccagggagcatggggcacaaggcagggtacaccctggacagggtgccaatccatcacagggcacacactcacatacacattcacacacccattcatacacttcggacactttggacatgtcaatcagcctaccatgcatgtcttttgactgggggaggagtacccggagtacctggagaaaacccgtacggggagaacatgcaaactccacacacacagggccacggtggggaTCGaacccctggaggtgtgaggcgaacgtgctaaccactaagccaccgtgcgcccacaacaataataatgataataataataaaaatagttaGGAGGGTCTCAAAGTAAGGGGCGAAACAGATTTCCTATTTTCAGGAGATTACTAATTCAACTCCCAGTCATCTCTACCCAGGAGCCATGTGAGTAAAATTGCACATGCTCTCTGGATGGGAAGGATGCTATACTCTCTGTTCTGGGTCAGCCACAgggacactagccaattgtgggcatctgtgagcttatGTATTCAGAAGAGTGTACATAGTAGTTTCCTCCTATAGTGTGTTATGCTGGCCTGTGATATAGCATGAGCAGcaatttgaaaagatgtggttggttCACTATATATGTATCGAAAGGAAGGATCTGTTACAACTGATGGGTGGCTGTGGTATGAAAGGTTAGAGCTGGCTGGTAAGTTGGAATGGGCTCATTGAACAATTACTCTTTATTCTTAGTACTGCTTCTGAGTTTCTGATTCATTCACTACATTTACAATGGCGGTATTTTACAGCTGGTGGAGCCaactgactaaaaaaaaaagaagaagaagaaaaaaaagaaaccgatAGGATCCTTGACATTtttcctcagattcctgttaaacaaaataaattcaaGCCAACATTAGATCAACAACATACACCTAAAAAGAGCTAATGACCACTAACCTACGGGCACAAGGTTGCAGAGGCCATTAAAATAAGCCTTGTCACCACAACTCTAACCTCAAATCACATGTATGAGAAGCAGAGGCGTAGCTACGGGGAAGGCAAAGCAGGCAATTGCCTGGGGCCCCACATTCTGAAAGGACCCCCAAGGgctgatcatttaaataatcagaaatTTTCAGAAACATCCTATCTCTTTTGAAGACTCGTTTATGCTTCTGTGCCACCCCTTCACACTGGAGTTGCACAAGCTTTAATTCCTGAAAATGAAGAGGACATACCTCCAGCAGCTAGAAGCATAAGAGAAAACAAGAAGAGGAGTAAAAGAGGAAATGGGACAAGGGTAAGTGATGGAAATAATAATGAACTAATTTCAATGAACGTAACATCTGAAGGTCTTTGGTCATGGAGGACATAATGGCAGCAGTCGCATTAGCTAAGGCTCGTAAGCAGCGTTTTTAAGGTGacaatgtactgtaaataattGAAGATAGACATTTTGTTTCCTCACTGAGGTTTGATTTCCTATTTGTAAAACACACCAggaagctgtaaaaaaaaaaaaaaaaaaaaagcactttacagtgggggaaatgagtattgaatgcgtcagcattttgtttcagtaaatatattttcaatgaggttattcacaacATTATAGTccataaataaatttgtgtgtaataaagtgggttgacacaggaaaaaagtattgaacacgctaagaaaaagcagttctccaaggcaaggtaaggcaagaaaccagctgaaatcAATAAgcagttagaaagtaattatacctcctatctgtacaaattaatatcagctcaGTTAGAAAATTGATGggttataaaaacatttttgttaccaaggtgtcacacaagaagcatctcatgatgggcaaaagcaaagagctctcacAAGACCTTCGCAGCCTTactgttgcgaaacatattgatgtaattggatacagacgtatttcaaaacttctgaatcctccagtaagcaccattatccgcaagtggaagcaacatcactctgttaccaaccggccatgcacaggagctccttgcaagatttctgaccagggagtcagaagaatagtcagaagagtagccaagagccaaggaccacatgcaaagagctccagaaacacttggaggcagcaggtgccatcgtcacagaaaaaacaataggcaatgcactccactgctcacgcacaccctgcaagactccattactatagAAAAGGCATGttaaagctcgtttaaagtttgctacaactcatttggacaagcctatgaaacactgggagagtgtagtctggtcagacgagagcaaaatgtaactttttgtctgtcatactacacaccatgtttggagaagaaatggaaCTGCACAttaccctaaaaacactacaccaacagtgaagtttggaggtggaagcatcatggtgtggggctgtttttcatcgcatggtactggaagacttcatataattgaaggaatgatgaatggagccctttactggagattcttgagaagaatctgctgccatccaccaggatgatgaggAGACGTAGGTGGACCTTCCTGCAGGACAACgctccaaagcatacagcaaaggaaactctcaattggtttcagggaggaaaaaatcaaggtgttagaatggcccagtcaatcacctgacttgaatccaattgaacaagtttTAAAGACAgcatgtttagaagaatgggccaaaaatcacacctgaatactgtatgaatttcttcatacaggaagcgtcttgaagctgtcattaaaaacaaaggcttctccactaagtattaagtGAATTTTGGTTAATactttttcctgtcattcctctttattacacataacttcatttatagactttaatgtttggatttctttatatgtgtagatttttttagttaatatgaaagtctggtgaaaattacatgttaatagcctcattggaaatatatttactgaaaaaatgttgatgcgtccaatacttatttcccccgctgtatgtTCTATTAGATGTGTTTTgactacttttaaatgtacattgtaTAATTATATCTCTGGGTAACATGAActcacaataacaacaaaaatctgGCAGAAGTAATAATCTAGGTTTGCCTCTGCTAAGAAgtcaattatttttattctagttttattCAGGAATCACATATAGCTCATGTTGATTCAAATCTGCATTGCAGTGTTGGTGGTATTTTGACTAAATCCAATCAATATTAAGTATTACAAATCAACTGTGAAGCCAATACAGTAAAGGCATTACATTGACaccatgtaaatgaaatgttgtCCTAAACATTGGGCCTGGACAAGGCCTACAATTTTGGAAAAACAGACTACATCTATAACCTTAAAGGCTTTAATAGTAGGGTTACATAGATTAGGGTTTAAAAGATTGTCTGACTGGATGACAAAGCCCTCAAATTTGAATGTTAAACCCTACAAATGATGGGTTTCCCCTTTTATACAAAGTCCCGAATAGAAACTTTTAAAAAGCTACAATCATTAATCAAAACATATCCCACTCGaagaaaaaaagggtactaaactgtacctttccttctTTTCACTGGGGTGGTACCACCAAGAGTAGCCTAAGTCTTTTACTGGACTGTGTATCTTTTACTCGGTAAGGTGaatgtagtgtacctttaaatattattaaagctGAAAGAGTGGTCCTTACAGTTCCAATTTTTTAAACGTATTTGCACTATACGttattttcactttatcatGTAAAAAAGACACTAAAGGAacaaaagatgtacccttgagAGTACCACTCCACAGTCTACAGTTTAGTAGCCTACATTTTTCACACACTCGGCACAGCATTGAAATTTGTTTCCACTAGAGCTACCATTCTTATGTACGAAGTCAATATGGTGGCAGTAAAAATATATAGACTATAGAAGAGATCCCAGTTTGAAGCAGGTGCGTGTCTCAGGTGATTGACGTCAACAGGCACGGACGCGCTGAAGATGTTAATTGAGAGGCCGCAAAAAGATTCGTCAAACAGGAGTCAGGTGACTATTTTTGACAATGGTAGCCTCGCCAGTTGTACTCATCCGTGCCAGAAGACAAAGATGAAGGCCGCCGGCAGTCACGGCTTCCTCAGATTTTGTGTGCTGTCGTGTTTCTTTTTGTTGCCGGCGTTCACGTGCGCGGCCGATAAGATGGCTTTTTCCCCGTCACACCTCGGGGTGTTGGCGACAGAACAGAGTCGCCGAAAAAGCCACCCGAAACAGAGAAGCCCCAACACTAACGCGTTCTCTAAAAGACAAATGGAGGACCAAAGTCTGCAGTTCATGTGGAGTCTGTATAGGAAAGCGGCCAATGTAGATGGCAGGCCGAAACAACGCAACGTGTTTGGGTCCAACACCGTCAGGTTGATTCGTGCGTCCGTCACCGGCAAGCGCTTCCATTCCTCACCAAATGGTAAAACTGTGTTTATTTCCCTCACCCACTCCTTCCCTCATTCGTTCACTCCCTCATACATTTGACTTCATAATGTGCTGCTGTGATTGGAAGTCTTGACTACATCATACTGTATCTGTGTGGTTTATTTTTGAGAATATGATCAGCTGTTAAATTTGTCTTATAATATATCtaagaatgtgtttttaaataagtgaCCCAACCTGATTGCTTCCCAGAAAATgattctctttctccctcttttctgGCTCAAACCCTGCCCTGGCCAGACCTGCTGTATACTTACACTGTGCAATATGAACTGGAAAACCTCCCATTAAGCAAACTAAACAGGGCATCTTTCGTTCACCTGAGATCACCGGTGGCATCGTACCCTCCGTTTATGTGTGAGGCCAGAATCTCCTCCTTGCAACATGCTAATGATACCGATGTTGTCATTCTGGGCCCTCAAAGCATGTGGACTGAATCAGATGTCACATCCCATCTGTCTCTGTTGAAAGGCAGCCTGTTTGTCCTCTATGTTCAGTACAAGTGTTGGGAATCTAGCCCGGTTCATTCTGTCGTAAGATACAGAACACGCAAGAGACATTTCCCACCACAAAACCACTTGAGAGCCCCTGCATTGCTTCTCTTcttggaagaagaagaagggcaTCCTATGGAATGGGCAAAGTATGTCAAAGCCACTTCTCACACTGGCTCAAGGTCacgccggtccaaagaacctgGCAGCATCAGTTCTGACATACCCAACTACAAGTGGGCAAAAAACAGTGTGGCCAAGAACCAGTGCAAGCTCCACTCTTACCGTGTGACCTTCCGTGACCTCGGCTGGGACCACTGGATCATTGCGCCCCCTATGTACAACCCTCGCTACTGCATGGGTGACTGTCCACGCATCCTGCACTATGGCTACAATTCACCCAACCATGCCATTGTCCAGACTGTCATCAGTGAGCTCGGCGTTGCTGACATCCCACTGCCATCCTGTGTGCCTTACAAATACAAACCTATCAGCGTGCTGATGATGGAAAAGAACGGCAGCATTGTCTATAAAGAATATGAGGACATGATTGCAGAATCCTGCACCTGTAGATGACTGTGGGTTTAAAATTCAACTGGAtattaaagaaatgaataaaatgaacttGTAGCAATTCTGCCACCACTTTTGACCAGCTGCTGCCATCTGCTGATTCTTTGTGAAGGTATGCTACTGGTGTCTGAAGGAATTATTGCCTGATGCAGATAGATGGGTTAAAAGCCACCAACTGTgacaaatgttcttttttttttttttttttttccttcatttttttaaacttattcatccttctttttctgtgtttgtgtttgtctgtgtgccTTATTCATGTGTTCGTTATAATGATTatggggaaaggaaaaaaattataggtttttttttccatattggACTATTTCATATTACATGTTTGCACTGATATAACTGTTGAAAAGTTCgttcaaaaaaaaaggaaaaaaaaaaaagattttttgaaaaagaaaaaaggtccaTGAAGAGAAGTTTTGTGGTGTCTTCTTAGATCaacctgtatgtgtgtctgtctgtgtgtgtttggctggtTGGACATAATAGATAACTACTGCTGCTGTTTCAGATGCTGCTATTGTGCCCTCTTTTGGAAAGGATGCATTTAGCACACAAGGAAAGGGGACATTTTTCTTGAGTGTCCTTTATCTGTATGAAATATGTGCATATGGTTTAAGGAGGAGAGAATTTCATAGACATGTTTCTTAAATAGGGATTGAAGAGATTAATCATGATATGAAATGATTGTTTTAGAACTGTTGAGAGATTAAATAAAGagcatattttgtaaaaaaaagaaaaaaagcctttttcatttttcaattaAAGTTAAATCATGTCATAATTTCCAGCTTTTAGTACTAATAATTCTGCTTTTTGAAGGTAGCTTTATTTATCCAGGACTGTGTAGTCTGTTTCTTTACCCAATTCACTAACTTGTCTTTAAATAATGGAAGCACCTTTATGGGGAACCATAAAGCATATAAAATGGCTGGCCCCATTGATCTGTCAGGTGGCAGTCACTTCCAGACACAGTGGTGGTCTGGGCACGTTATCCTCTGCACTGGACTGGGTAatggtggctcaacggttacAGCTCTGGCTTACTGACAAGAGGGTCAAtgggtcaagccccagcactgccaagctgccaccgttgggcccttgagcaagtcccTTAATCTTATCTTTACCATATCATCTCCAGGGGTTCTGTataatggctgaccctgtgctctgacccctgcttcctaacaagcttggatatgtggaaaaagtatttcacagtgctgtaatgtatatgtgacaaagaattcttcttcttcttagaaGCAGGTAGATTGATGGGTTTATTAATATGCTGCTGTGTTAATACCATTGGCATAGTTTGGCTATACAGCGCAACATACTTGTACACCAGTCCTGAATGCAGACATTGCATACTGAAAGAGAATGCATGCAAttaatctgtctcacttgtGCGGCTGTAATAATGACCAACAGAAAAGCTGTCTGAAGTGAAAAGCACTTTATATTCCCATTTTCCATTGGTGCATTTGGCACAAACTTTAACACCAAGAGACATTTCACACCACGGTGAAACGTTCCACTTGCTTGCATGTAGCCAATGTATAAATggagcacacacattcataagaGTCTAATCCACTGTGTACGTGCAAGTATGCAGGAGTTGCTTCCAGGGGCCAGGCTCTGCTGTGCCACTGTGACCCATGCATTTGAGACAACAGATCAGTCAGTATAATCTGATGGGTATCAAACACAAAACACCCATCAGTAACATTAACATGTGGAACAACACAGCTTGTATAGTCTGTCTGATGTGCTACAGTGTCACCCATGTTAGCAGCAGCAATGCTTGAAAAGCATACAGCTATAGATTTGTACATCTTCTGGCCGTAAGCACCTGTGTGATCCACACTGGACAGTGAAGTTGTCAACATCCTTCCTTGTGAATTTGCCAATCCATGTGGCGCAGGTGTACATCCTCTGTCTGATGCATCAGCCCAGGAAAAGACCTGTTGTTTACCTACAGTAGTGAGGTATGGCTATACAACTGGTAATTTGTTAATATGCCAACTGCAGTGTCCCCACAGCTCAATATGTCCCTCATTCCATGTTAAatattatttgttcatttgtgaCAATTTTCATGAAATTTGCTGTATTAGTTTCATTTCCACCAGCATGTTGGCCTTTAGATTATACAAACATCAGAGTACAaccagaattttaaaaaaaaattgtcagttCTTTGCATACCTTGTACCAGTGAATGTAGAGAATCTGTCCTGGTTTGTATTTCTGGCTCATTTCTGTTTCAGCATGTGTAAGCCAACCAAGCATTTTGTTGAATGCTTAAAGATGGAACTATGGAAAAGATGGAATAATGTCATGAGATTGTGTATTATTGATTATAATGTATCTTTTTATAAGAGCAACACATCTGGCCACGATGTTAATTATTTTAGACTCTTATTTTAAGAATAAATTACAAGCTACCACTAGTTTACGGTCAACAGCTGTAGCAATATTCCAATTTAAAATCTCATATTTGCTTGCTGTTGTCCAGACAGCAGCAGGTAAATCATTTGTTTCTCTGAATAAACAGTTAAATCATTTTCTCTGAAATTGGTCTGGTCCAGGACagatcttttctcttctttggcAGCTGTTCTAGTTCCTGTTGGGacagtgtacttttttttttttttttttttttttttttttttttctttttccctgcAATCTGATGAGTCCTTGCCAAGATTCTCAAAATGGTGCCAGAAGTTTGTGGCCCTATGGCAAAAGAGATGAT contains:
- the bmp15 gene encoding bone morphogenetic protein 15, whose amino-acid sequence is MLIERPQKDSSNRSQVTIFDNGSLASCTHPCQKTKMKAAGSHGFLRFCVLSCFFLLPAFTCAADKMAFSPSHLGVLATEQSRRKSHPKQRSPNTNAFSKRQMEDQSLQFMWSLYRKAANVDGRPKQRNVFGSNTVRLIRASVTGKRFHSSPNDLLYTYTVQYELENLPLSKLNRASFVHLRSPVASYPPFMCEARISSLQHANDTDVVILGPQSMWTESDVTSHLSLLKGSLFVLYVQYKCWESSPVHSVVRYRTRKRHFPPQNHLRAPALLLFLEEEEGHPMEWAKYVKATSHTGSRSRRSKEPGSISSDIPNYKWAKNSVAKNQCKLHSYRVTFRDLGWDHWIIAPPMYNPRYCMGDCPRILHYGYNSPNHAIVQTVISELGVADIPLPSCVPYKYKPISVLMMEKNGSIVYKEYEDMIAESCTCR